GCATGGAGCTATAGATACAAGAAATGTGGGTGGGACAAGGACAAGAGTGGCATGGAGACCAAGCAAGCATGGTATGCAAAATTGTCGACTATGGGCAACAATGAGGGGGAAGAGAAACCCTAAGAGGTTGAAGATGAAAGTAGAGTTTTTAAAATCCTGATCGAATGAATAATTAAGTGCTAAACCTTCTCTGGTCCTCTAGAACATTCAATGAGTCTGTGGAAGATTAGGCTGGCCCTTTTTTCGGCAACCTCTTCCATTAATTATATAGGTGTTTTACTTGGTGACACAAGTGAGCTGTCTATATATAACTCCATCTTCATTTATATAGCTTATGTAAAAGAACTCGAGAAGCTAGCTTGCAGCTTGGCCACAAAATTTAAAAAGAGAACTCCTTGAATTATGGTCTTCTATACAAAAAAAAATATTAGCAGTTCTCTAACATTTCGTTTTAAACAAAGACCACAATGGATCCATCCCCAGAGAATTGCATAGCCCGTGACTAGGGATGGTCCACGTGTACATCAAGGGCAGAGATTCGGTGGGCCCAGACGTTGCAGATAGCAGTACCTTCTGATAGGCTGATCCCGGATTACCAGCCGGCAGTCCAAGCCGGAGCCGGGATAGCGTAGCTTGCACTACCAGTAGTCCAGTACCAGAGCACCAGCACCAGCTTGGTGTGTGCCCGGCCCGGCCCCCATCCACGCTGGCGCGTGACTGGATAGGCACAGTGCGCTAAGCCCGTGAGGCCGCGGCACGACATCCCTTAGCCCGATCAATCCGGCCTGCTGAATGCTGATGGCGTTCGTTGTTGTAGAGGGACAGTGCACGCCTCGCCTGCTGCCTGGCCCTGCTCGCCGCATTGCTGCATGTTCGCGACTGCCTGGCCCTGCATTTTCTTTTTTGATAAAAGAACTGGTTTTTTTTTTAGAAGTGATAAAAGAACTGGGTGAACTCGACTTCTTACGAAAGGAAATGTAGATCTCAGCCCATGGTCGTTATCGTTTTAAGGCCGACTAGCCGAGCCAGGGCCCAGGATTTATCTCGGCCCATGAAGCGAGGAATCCGGGGCCGACAGATTACGTGGGTCGCGAGAAGCCCACGGCCTGGCAGTTAACGCCGCGGAACCCGGATTCGCACGTTACGCGGCAGGCGGCACGCACGTCGTGTCCCCACTCTCGGTCCCCGGCTCCCCGCCTCCCCGGTCTCGCGATCCGATCCCTCCCCCAGACCTCTCCCCTGTCAAACGAAGCCGCCGGCCGCGGCACGAGAGGGCGTCGGCGGCCAACGACGCCGGGCGCTGTAGATCCGATCGGCCGGCCGTGTCCCGCGCTTTCCTCGCTGCGCGcctcctcccttcccctccACGTTGGCCAAATCCGACACgagccccgccggccgccgcgaccATCTCCCCCGGCGCAGCGTCGTCCGACACGAAAGGGCACCGCAACCAGTTGTTCCGTGAACGCTTCTGTCGCCGCAGGATCTGAATGCCGACTTCGGAGCAATCGTTCCGGGTTTTGCTGGGATCTGAGGTTTTGCATCCCAATTCCTGCTGCCATGTTAAATCACTTCATGTGCTGGGTGATTGCTGGTAAGATTGAACTTGAGAGGGGGACACTCTCGGGAACATTGAGAAGACTGTCACAGCAAGCTGGGCATATTTTACTAGGTGTGCTCCGTATAGTTTTTGCTCCAACGCACATGGATCACACCTCGTGCTTGCAACCAGGTGTAGAGACAAGTCGCAGAAACCGAAGTTTATCTCTGTACTCTTGTCGGGTCAACGGTTAGTACAAACGTCCCTTGCAAAGAAAAAACATTGTCCCATCCCATCGAGCTTCTCGTTAACTTGCCCTGAACCAAAAGGGTTCATGTTAATTTGGTGATCATTGCTGTTTGCTTCTGAAGTCTACTGTCCAGTACTGAATGCAGTACATGCATGGGAACTTGATGCAGCATGCTTGCAACTGTTGGTTTCAGAACTTCTCTAGTCCTGACAGTGATCGGGACTCCAAGTGCAAGTGAACAAGCTGGACGCGTGCGGACACTGTTGTTTTTACTTGAAGCGAGGGTACTGTCCTGGATTAATTTACCAGGATCGATGGCAAGTTTACGACTGGACAGCAGCTCTCTCGAAGACATGCAGAGGCTCGCATTACTGTCTGCAGAGGCTCGCTGCGTGGCACTGTAACCTGCCGGCAGGTTCTGAACAGCAAACCGCAGCACTCCCAGCCTGAGCCAGTCCCAGGTATGAATTCGACACATCAACACATCCCAGCGCAAATCATGCAGCCTGTTGCGACGCATTCGTTTTCCTTTGCTGACTTTGATCCTTCTGCGACGCTGACGCGCGTTGCATATGCTACGGAGACCATACCTACGCACCGGCCAGTAGTAATTGCTACCCGGGCAACACCGCGACGTGCACGCCACGATCTATCTGGGatcgcggcggccggcctgggtCGACGAGGATTGAGGCGGCGGATGGGCGATGGAGGAAGCTTGCTTCCAAGATGCACCGCAGCTCCATGTGAGTGAGGTCGATGTGAGAGTTGAGAAACGAGAGAAAGGTGAGAATCGATGTGTAACTGATAACTGTCATCATTTATGATCGGGCACTCTATCAGAGCATACATCGGTAGAGTACATGTGTGTATGATGAGTAATCAGTGCCTTATTGCGAATACTACAACACGGAAAGAGAAATATGATTGTGTGTGGTTATACTGTATACTGTCCAATAGCAAATACTCCTTCCATCCCAAATTATatgtctagatgcatagcaaagtttctaaatctagaaaagtcaaaacgactaataatttaggacAGGACGGAGAGAGTATTATGCAAGGCTATCTAAGGACGTTGAGCATGGATGCATACTTAGATGAAGTTCCTAAAATCCCAAATAGTTTTTTTTGTCTTGTTTTGAAGCGGCTAAAACCCCAATTAGTTTGAAACGCTTACCTTTGTGTGAAATAGGCAAATAGCACATGAAGGTCCTAAGACTCCATTTATTGCAATTGATCTAGTGATTTTTATATGGATTATTCTAACGGTGAAGCTAGCGATGAGATGATCATAACATTGTGGAAAATTAGCTGATTTTATATCCCTCCAGTCAGTTGGTTTTAGGTGTTCTGAACGTCAACTATTGTTGACCGGAGGTAGTATATGACTAGATAAAGCTATTACTACTAAATGATAAGATACTCTAGAAAGTATTGATCCTGGCATTTAGTGAACATTGTTACATAGAAAATATGGTCTATGTACGTGCACGCTCATGCTCAAGCACATAAACAAAGAAATGGGCAGGATTAACTCGGGATCATAAACATGATCTAGTAGCTTGATGAACATATGCAAGGTTATCTCACAGGGAAAGCACATATATGCACGTATACATGTCTGATCTGTCTCTTCTTGACCCAACAAAATTTCCAATAGTGTAGCCAGAGTACTCTACCAACAACATACCCAAGTTAATTAAAAGCGGACGGCTCTACTCCAACTAAGATTATTGGCAGGCCCGTGCCTACAGGGCAGCACAGGCAAGTGTAGGATCTTGGCTTAAGAGTTAGCTAGGGCTGGAGAACTCATGTACATAGGTCGCCTTCAGATATGAAAAGAAGATTAGGAGCGGAGGAAGAGTAGTAGCTAGGTTACGGAATGATACGATCACATTAGTTGTGAGAAGGGGTATGTGTCCTTGGCCCGGCATAGTCCAGATAAAACCCCTTGTCCTCCGGTCGAGAAAGCCGCTGCGAAACTCTAAAGACAGGCGTGGCTCCAACAACGGTGCCTGCTGCGGTTGATGATGCCATTGCCACTCCCTCCTCCGCCTTCGCCTTCGCATCCGCCTGAGCCATCACGCGATCATCTTTAGCAGTGTGGACCGTTGATCTAGCTTCTTCTGTCTGCCTTGTCAGCCAACCATTATCAGCCTTGTTCATGCTTGTTGTCTCCACATCCTGCACAAGACAAACGAGATGGAATTAGAATATGCAACCAAGATGAAACTTTTTAAGATCACTGCGATCGATCGAGTGAATTGGACCGACAAGCCATTATTTCCTCATCAGTGATACCAACCTTGTCTGGTAGATGTGACGATTTGCTGGAGCTGCTGCTGCCCTTGCCATGGACGACACGAAGACCTCGCGCCTCGCACGAGCTCGCGAAGAGAACGACGGAGAGGAGGACCAGGAGAACGGCGGCGGTGTGCTTCGTCACCATCATGGGCTGCCCCTTGGCCTTGGGGG
The sequence above is drawn from the Panicum hallii strain FIL2 chromosome 7, PHallii_v3.1, whole genome shotgun sequence genome and encodes:
- the LOC112901566 gene encoding uncharacterized protein LOC112901566, producing MPSVSSALAPKAKGQPMMVTKHTAAVLLVLLSVVLFASSCEARGLRVVHGKGSSSSSKSSHLPDKDVETTSMNKADNGWLTRQTEEARSTVHTAKDDRVMAQADAKAKAEEGVAMASSTAAGTVVGATPVFRVSQRLSRPEDKGFYLDYAGPRTHTPSHN